The following proteins are encoded in a genomic region of Helicobacter macacae MIT 99-5501:
- a CDS encoding D-alanine--D-alanine ligase, whose product MSWSVLKSWSVIFGGVSFEHEISIVSAISLKKVLGDKIKHFIFLDSSHSFYDIAPEKMQAKTFASGEYKSCKKLFLGLGGFYEKGFLGAQKPLSDLGVALNLIHGADGEDGTLASIFDFYKIPFIGPRIEASVISFNKILTKIYVDSLDKSRVKTLPFCRYHRDELPYILDGSKPIAFPYPFIIKPARLGSSIGIAIVNKQSEVEYALDSAFELDDSVIVEPFYKGVREYNLAGFLGIKDGQKNTFIFSQVEEPSKKDLLDFNDKYLDFSRTDNAPKAQIDSKLESRLQEAFKIIYGKVFEGALIRCDFFVIDDEIYLNEINPIPGSLANYLFDNLEKALESIHLPRNKNIPITYAYVEHIRKTKGK is encoded by the coding sequence ATGAGCTGGAGTGTCCTTAAGAGCTGGAGTGTCATTTTTGGTGGAGTGAGTTTTGAGCACGAGATTAGCATTGTGAGTGCTATTAGCCTAAAAAAAGTGTTGGGCGATAAAATCAAGCATTTTATTTTTTTGGATTCTAGCCATAGTTTTTATGACATTGCACCTGAAAAAATGCAGGCAAAAACATTTGCCTCTGGCGAGTATAAATCGTGCAAAAAACTTTTTCTAGGGCTTGGTGGATTTTATGAAAAAGGATTTTTAGGAGCGCAAAAACCACTAAGTGATTTGGGAGTCGCACTAAACCTCATACACGGAGCAGACGGCGAAGATGGCACGCTAGCAAGTATATTTGATTTTTACAAAATCCCTTTTATCGGTCCTAGAATCGAAGCAAGCGTTATTAGCTTTAATAAAATCCTAACCAAAATCTATGTCGATTCGCTAGATAAATCTCGTGTAAAAACCCTGCCTTTTTGTCGCTACCATAGAGATGAGTTGCCCTATATTTTGGATGGGAGTAAGCCTATTGCATTTCCATATCCTTTCATCATCAAGCCCGCAAGACTTGGTAGCTCCATAGGCATAGCCATAGTCAATAAACAAAGCGAGGTAGAATACGCGCTAGATTCTGCATTTGAGCTTGATGATAGTGTGATTGTCGAGCCGTTTTATAAAGGCGTGAGAGAGTATAATCTAGCAGGATTTTTGGGAATAAAAGACGGGCAAAAAAATACTTTTATCTTTTCTCAAGTCGAAGAGCCAAGCAAAAAAGATTTGCTAGATTTTAACGATAAATATTTGGATTTTTCTCGCACAGATAATGCCCCCAAAGCCCAAATAGATTCTAAGCTAGAATCCCGCTTGCAAGAGGCATTTAAAATTATCTATGGAAAAGTATTTGAGGGGGCATTGATTCGGTGTGATTTTTTTGTGATAGATGATGAAATCTATCTAAATGAGATAAACCCAATCCCCGGAAGTCTAGCAAACTATCTCTTTGACAATCTAGAAAAAGCACTAGAATCTATCCACTTACCTAGAAACAAAAATATCCCAATAACTTACGCCTATGTCGAGCATATCCGCAAGACTAAAGGCAAATAA
- a CDS encoding TonB-dependent receptor plug domain-containing protein: MQDSTQNPISTNQSDYQANSSQDMQDTLDMQSPPPIKNKKDKQHKKSYKEIKHESKYDDLQAKQLDRVVVTAGGYEQDIKNAPASVSIIPKEEILTRPVRDIGEAVQDVPGVYVESDKTGFNKISMRGLSSAYTLILIDGKRQNVAQGFSSNGFGEALNANMPPPSMIERIEVIRGPASTLYGSDAMGGVINIITKKHSDRVSAGIQLDSRISNHREVFGDQHGANGYVTVPIIKDTLSINVRGGFRDGGQNAFYKPGFNSGYTGANVQRFTTAPKYQPILWAQLHCLYELECGI; the protein is encoded by the coding sequence TTGCAAGATTCCACCCAAAATCCTATCTCTACAAATCAAAGCGATTATCAAGCAAACTCCTCCCAAGATATGCAAGATACGCTAGATATGCAGTCTCCACCTCCTATCAAAAACAAAAAAGATAAACAACACAAAAAATCCTACAAGGAAATAAAACACGAAAGCAAATATGACGACCTCCAAGCAAAGCAGCTTGATAGAGTGGTAGTAACCGCAGGTGGCTATGAGCAAGACATAAAAAACGCTCCCGCTTCAGTTAGCATTATCCCAAAAGAAGAGATTCTCACGCGCCCAGTGCGTGATATTGGCGAAGCGGTGCAAGATGTGCCCGGCGTGTATGTGGAGAGTGATAAGACAGGGTTTAACAAAATTTCAATGCGTGGGCTTAGCTCTGCTTATACGCTTATTTTGATTGATGGCAAACGCCAAAATGTCGCGCAGGGCTTTAGCTCTAATGGTTTTGGTGAGGCACTAAATGCCAATATGCCTCCTCCTTCTATGATTGAGCGAATCGAGGTTATTCGCGGTCCTGCTTCTACGCTCTATGGTAGCGATGCTATGGGTGGGGTAATCAACATTATCACCAAAAAACACAGCGATAGGGTAAGTGCGGGAATCCAGCTTGATAGCAGAATCTCTAATCACAGAGAAGTGTTTGGCGACCAGCACGGTGCAAATGGCTATGTAACTGTGCCAATCATTAAAGACACGCTTTCTATAAATGTGCGAGGCGGGTTTAGAGACGGTGGGCAAAATGCCTTTTATAAACCCGGATTTAACTCTGGCTATACGGGGGCAAATGTGCAACGATTTACCACTGCGCCAAAATATCAACCCATACTATGGGCACAGCTCCACTGCTTATACGAATTGGAATGCGGGATTTAG
- a CDS encoding diacylglycerol kinase, with product MSKHQKKLQKRNHKKGRTGLKRILNAAKYSQDGFISAWKEEEGFRQVSVLFVLSLGLGLWLGEGFCQKILLVFSGTLCVLVELFNTAIENAIDHTSLKPHPFAKKAKDMGSAAQLLSLLFFALVWGVFVYEHFAS from the coding sequence ATGTCAAAACACCAAAAAAAACTCCAAAAACGCAATCACAAAAAAGGACGAACAGGACTTAAGCGCATACTAAATGCTGCGAAATACTCACAAGATGGCTTCATAAGTGCGTGGAAAGAAGAAGAAGGATTTCGCCAAGTAAGTGTGCTTTTTGTGCTTTCACTTGGGCTTGGGCTCTGGCTTGGCGAGGGGTTTTGCCAAAAGATATTGCTTGTTTTTAGTGGCACTCTTTGCGTGCTTGTAGAGCTATTTAACACCGCGATAGAAAACGCTATCGACCACACAAGCCTAAAGCCCCACCCTTTTGCCAAAAAGGCAAAAGATATGGGTAGTGCAGCACAGCTTTTAAGCCTACTATTTTTTGCACTTGTGTGGGGGGTATTTGTCTATGAGCATTTTGCTAGCTAG
- a CDS encoding TonB-dependent receptor plug domain-containing protein produces MCNDLPLRQNINPYYGHSSTAYTNWNAGFRLNYTPNTHNFIYLDSEVMFVRAGSLNTASENYTSVRDFYKINNVLSYDTNYDWGKISSYVQYSATLWAQHYDDYRKSQGWNGLLPGSYKGSGVDWSDPTRNQDIVLQSAYNNDFDLGKAGAIIFNGGVYYLFEHIHGGSNNSSYTGPAKSLGMHQAAIFAEGEYLINDYVSTTLGLRLNYSDKFDSFVVPNPRFYVNLNPTQWLTLKGGIASGVLAPTLSYVYDGTMINTRNNTTIYGNTNLKPEQSWNYELSAILDLEPTMLILTGFYTDYSNKIVTDSTIASGQVVDGVQCSPLAGTTGCTFYRNADKAEIYGAELTFKLKPVWFVGFDASYGYTHSKTISGSGAGEPINAVPEHRFTLKPSLRIWNFDFYVRYSGNFRTPIITQSTRTTLGRSFYKDYQLVDLALTYKFLKNYSATFAVNNLLDVKTYTEFVANTNIYQRILPSRNFWLSIKADF; encoded by the coding sequence ATGTGCAACGATTTACCACTGCGCCAAAATATCAACCCATACTATGGGCACAGCTCCACTGCTTATACGAATTGGAATGCGGGATTTAGGCTGAATTACACGCCAAATACGCACAACTTCATATACCTAGATAGTGAGGTTATGTTTGTCCGTGCGGGGAGCTTAAATACAGCGAGCGAAAACTACACAAGTGTGAGGGATTTTTATAAAATCAATAATGTGCTAAGCTATGATACAAACTATGATTGGGGCAAAATAAGCTCTTATGTGCAATACTCCGCTACGCTGTGGGCACAGCATTATGATGACTACCGCAAATCTCAAGGCTGGAATGGCTTGCTTCCGGGCTCATATAAAGGTAGCGGTGTGGATTGGAGCGACCCAACGCGCAATCAAGACATAGTGCTTCAAAGCGCGTATAACAACGACTTTGATTTGGGCAAAGCGGGTGCTATCATCTTTAATGGCGGGGTGTATTATTTGTTTGAACATATACACGGAGGGAGCAATAACTCTAGCTACACAGGACCTGCCAAGTCGCTAGGAATGCACCAAGCTGCGATTTTTGCCGAAGGAGAATACCTCATCAATGACTATGTCTCTACAACTCTAGGCTTAAGGCTCAATTACAGCGATAAGTTTGATTCATTTGTCGTGCCAAACCCGCGCTTTTATGTAAATCTCAATCCTACGCAGTGGCTTACCCTAAAGGGCGGTATAGCAAGCGGTGTCTTAGCCCCTACGCTAAGCTATGTCTATGATGGCACGATGATAAACACAAGAAATAACACCACTATTTATGGCAATACAAACCTTAAGCCTGAGCAAAGCTGGAACTATGAGCTAAGCGCGATATTGGACTTAGAGCCTACTATGCTTATTTTGACAGGTTTTTACACAGATTATAGCAACAAAATCGTTACAGATTCTACCATAGCAAGCGGACAAGTAGTAGATGGCGTGCAATGCTCTCCACTTGCAGGGACTACGGGGTGCACATTCTATCGTAATGCCGATAAGGCAGAAATCTATGGAGCGGAGCTTACTTTTAAGCTTAAGCCCGTGTGGTTTGTGGGATTTGATGCGAGCTATGGATACACGCATTCTAAAACCATTAGCGGTAGTGGTGCGGGCGAGCCTATAAACGCCGTGCCCGAGCATAGATTTACCCTTAAGCCAAGCCTTAGAATCTGGAATTTTGATTTTTATGTGCGATACAGCGGGAACTTTAGGACACCTATCATCACACAAAGCACGCGAACAACGCTAGGTAGAAGTTTTTATAAAGACTATCAGCTTGTAGATTTAGCCCTTACTTATAAGTTTTTGAAAAACTATTCGGCTACATTTGCGGTAAATAATTTGCTTGATGTCAAAACTTACACAGAATTTGTTGCTAACACCAACATATATCAACGAATCCTGCCAAGCAGAAACTTTTGGCTAAGCATCAAGGCGGATTTTTGA
- a CDS encoding alpha/beta fold hydrolase codes for MALREVVYNGVKFGISYEKIPAKIHTNEKPNTQSNTNPNTHFTTSTQDFTQESKESKNIIFLHGWGSNKELMKKAFENAFLEYNHFYIDLPGFGKSPNEVLLSTHDYAKIVSLFTHSLDIVPHIVVGHSYGGKVAVLLEEACEIILLSSAGIIVPKPLKVRTKIALAKLAKIAHIRLPFLRSKDAQNLSPIMYEIFKNIVNEDFSEIFRKCEKPTSIFWGDEDSATPLSSGRKIHSLMKNSKFCVCKGGHYFFLAQNPNAHNQAKNQARTIQTMYNMHKMMRESVRVQSQNEEQMKILHIIAQGKVQGVGYRKFAKASADKIGIIGSTQNLENGEVENYALGDEERLLEFVGELWSGPARGEVENLVISEVDSTKWAQQEQKILEFLDLSKDNLTKDFTNNANSLAHSAQSQIAQSQSTQPQKELEFTQAQKQAKSTLSTLQDFVILR; via the coding sequence ATGGCATTGCGCGAAGTGGTGTATAATGGAGTAAAGTTTGGCATAAGCTATGAAAAAATCCCTGCCAAAATCCACACAAATGAAAAACCAAACACGCAATCAAATACAAATCCCAACACACATTTCACAACTTCCACACAAGATTTTACACAAGAATCTAAAGAATCCAAAAATATCATTTTTTTGCACGGCTGGGGAAGCAACAAAGAGCTAATGAAAAAAGCCTTTGAAAATGCGTTTTTGGAATACAATCATTTCTATATAGATTTGCCCGGCTTTGGCAAAAGCCCAAATGAAGTGCTGCTAAGCACGCACGATTATGCAAAGATTGTGTCTTTATTTACGCACTCGCTAGATATTGTCCCTCATATTGTTGTGGGGCACAGCTATGGTGGCAAAGTCGCGGTATTACTTGAAGAAGCGTGTGAGATTATCTTGCTTAGCTCGGCTGGAATCATTGTGCCAAAGCCACTAAAAGTGCGCACAAAAATCGCCCTTGCCAAACTAGCAAAAATCGCTCATATTCGCCTGCCATTTTTGCGCTCAAAAGATGCACAAAATCTAAGCCCCATAATGTATGAAATCTTTAAAAATATCGTAAATGAGGACTTTAGCGAGATATTTCGCAAGTGTGAGAAGCCTACAAGTATTTTTTGGGGTGATGAGGATAGTGCTACGCCACTTTCAAGCGGGCGCAAAATCCACTCGCTTATGAAAAATAGCAAGTTTTGTGTCTGCAAAGGAGGGCATTATTTTTTCCTAGCACAAAATCCAAACGCTCATAATCAAGCCAAAAATCAGGCAAGGACTATCCAAACAATGTATAATATGCACAAAATGATGAGAGAATCTGTAAGAGTGCAATCTCAAAATGAGGAACAAATGAAAATTTTACACATCATCGCACAGGGCAAGGTGCAGGGCGTGGGCTATCGCAAATTTGCCAAAGCAAGCGCGGATAAAATAGGCATAATCGGTAGCACCCAAAACCTAGAAAATGGCGAAGTAGAAAACTACGCACTAGGCGATGAAGAGAGATTGCTAGAGTTTGTGGGCGAGCTATGGAGCGGACCTGCTAGAGGCGAGGTAGAAAACCTAGTCATTAGCGAAGTAGATAGCACAAAGTGGGCGCAACAAGAACAAAAAATTTTGGAGTTTTTGGATTTGTCAAAAGATAATTTGACAAAAGATTTTACAAATAATGCAAATTCTCTTGCTCATTCTGCACAATCGCAAATTGCACAATCGCAATCCACGCAACCACAAAAAGAGCTAGAATTCACACAGGCACAGAAGCAAGCAAAATCCACTCTATCTACTCTGCAAGATTTTGTGATTTTGCGATGA
- the flgL gene encoding flagellar hook-associated protein FlgL yields the protein MRITFGTKYNQMMGDQGHLQRKLNDKNAQIASGLKIQYGYQDASVYNQNLKFEKEVNNLAQGVDLAEHARTATLNTDKTLSDLSETMVQFKTKLIHAANDIHNTTSREALANDLESLRDHFLRLANTSIGGKFIFGGSRTDRPPFDVKGNYYGNDEKLSVLVSADNLVPFNITGSELFYGRDSDKHKIITTNIKMLNQSKLNPAMMDSSNRKNISEEVYITANDTLRDLIGDNDTDTSNDSPEYFYMRGVRSDGSVFKAKFALDKAYENEERATKVQDLLDRIGKEFGNSAINKVVEVSLNQWGQIEIKDLEAGKSSIDFHLISSDVDVDNVDELANMGARVTNYIQSDFITERTHSSVSGVTSNADFRFTTLPTAFITKDNKAAEATTKLEDVFPPNVSTLLIEGTRPNNADGTINNDEENPLEPLRFDIAGANAADLARAIKKHFGGDIDVGISKGRLYVVDNNVRNKSSDFKDPPFDGEHGFSISLTTLDEKGAEVSGIASDYGSEYDRTFFKVEGSKLTSSVSQVLANVGGYATADTRLSQVTGASIEGQSYVMKLNDINGVMVESRIVFDPAGAYMLLPHHTGGRDYTIPLFDPADEPVSITKADDITYRQLMDAMSIALIYSNIDEPSLRAIEPPRGGVVQDTKDAYTELLERAKNMVELKMSPDGKIQIQDKLRSITRMNMSFYDSSSSDFSEDKLYRDVDSIRLNANNALIIDSPEVNYFQEINEIIDAVRKGIYRAGAKDTYNRDLRNKGIQNAIASFDHLSDHIEKLIALNGSRGRTFDNVIHRHEVLKTQIEGLKGQNIGTDIAETYNKFSNLTTNLSAVMNSTSRINQMSLVNYL from the coding sequence ATGCGCATCACATTTGGCACAAAATACAATCAAATGATGGGGGACCAAGGGCATTTGCAGCGCAAGCTAAATGACAAAAATGCCCAAATCGCTTCAGGACTAAAAATCCAATACGGTTACCAAGATGCAAGCGTATATAACCAAAATCTAAAATTTGAAAAAGAAGTAAATAACCTAGCTCAAGGCGTGGATTTAGCCGAGCACGCCCGCACTGCCACGCTAAACACAGACAAAACGCTTTCAGACCTTTCAGAGACAATGGTGCAGTTTAAAACCAAACTTATCCACGCGGCAAATGACATTCACAACACCACTTCTAGAGAGGCTTTGGCAAATGATTTGGAGAGCTTGCGCGACCACTTTTTGCGACTTGCAAACACTTCTATCGGTGGGAAATTTATCTTTGGGGGAAGCAGGACAGATAGACCGCCCTTTGATGTCAAAGGAAACTACTATGGCAATGATGAGAAGCTAAGTGTGCTAGTGAGTGCGGATAATCTAGTGCCATTTAATATCACAGGAAGTGAGCTTTTTTATGGGCGGGATTCTGACAAGCACAAAATCATCACTACAAATATAAAAATGCTAAATCAATCCAAGCTAAACCCTGCGATGATGGATAGCTCAAATCGCAAAAATATAAGCGAGGAAGTCTATATCACGGCAAATGACACACTGCGTGATTTAATCGGCGATAACGATACAGATACAAGCAATGATAGCCCAGAATATTTTTATATGCGCGGTGTGCGCTCTGATGGCTCGGTGTTTAAAGCGAAATTTGCCCTTGATAAAGCCTACGAAAACGAAGAGAGAGCGACAAAAGTGCAAGATTTGCTTGATAGAATCGGCAAAGAGTTTGGCAATAGTGCGATAAATAAGGTTGTCGAAGTCAGCCTAAATCAATGGGGACAAATCGAAATCAAAGACTTAGAAGCTGGAAAATCTAGCATAGATTTTCATCTCATCTCTAGCGATGTCGATGTGGATAATGTCGATGAGCTAGCAAATATGGGAGCAAGGGTAACAAACTATATCCAAAGCGATTTTATCACAGAGAGAACACACTCTAGCGTTAGTGGCGTAACAAGCAATGCAGATTTTAGATTTACCACGCTTCCTACTGCATTTATCACAAAAGACAACAAAGCCGCAGAAGCAACCACCAAGCTAGAAGATGTTTTCCCACCAAATGTATCTACCCTACTCATAGAGGGCACTCGTCCAAACAATGCTGATGGCACGATAAATAATGATGAGGAAAATCCGCTAGAGCCTTTGAGATTTGACATAGCAGGGGCAAACGCAGCGGATTTAGCCCGAGCGATAAAAAAACACTTCGGTGGGGATATAGATGTGGGAATCTCTAAAGGGCGGTTGTATGTCGTGGATAACAATGTGCGAAATAAATCTAGCGACTTTAAAGACCCGCCTTTTGATGGGGAGCACGGATTTTCTATCTCGCTTACTACGCTTGATGAAAAAGGTGCGGAAGTAAGCGGAATCGCTAGCGATTATGGAAGCGAATATGATAGGACATTTTTCAAAGTAGAGGGCTCAAAGCTCACTTCTAGCGTATCTCAAGTGCTAGCAAATGTCGGAGGATATGCCACTGCTGATACAAGGTTATCTCAAGTAACGGGTGCTAGCATAGAAGGACAAAGCTATGTAATGAAACTAAATGACATAAATGGTGTAATGGTAGAATCTCGTATCGTATTTGACCCAGCGGGTGCATATATGCTTTTGCCACACCATACAGGCGGACGAGATTATACGATTCCACTATTTGACCCTGCAGATGAGCCTGTATCCATAACAAAAGCAGATGACATTACTTATAGGCAGCTTATGGATGCGATGAGTATTGCGCTTATCTACTCAAATATAGATGAGCCCTCACTGCGAGCTATCGAGCCACCAAGAGGTGGCGTAGTCCAAGATACAAAGGACGCCTACACTGAGCTACTAGAGAGAGCAAAAAATATGGTAGAGCTAAAAATGTCGCCCGATGGCAAAATCCAAATCCAAGACAAACTCCGCTCTATCACGCGAATGAATATGTCTTTTTATGATTCTAGTAGCAGTGATTTTTCAGAGGACAAACTCTATCGCGATGTGGATTCTATCCGCTTAAATGCAAACAACGCGCTTATTATTGATTCTCCTGAAGTAAATTATTTCCAAGAGATAAATGAAATCATAGACGCCGTGCGCAAGGGAATCTACCGCGCAGGAGCAAAAGACACTTACAATAGAGACTTGCGCAACAAAGGCATACAAAACGCTATCGCTTCATTTGACCACCTAAGCGACCATATCGAAAAACTAATCGCGCTAAATGGCTCGCGTGGCAGGACATTTGACAATGTAATCCACCGCCACGAAGTGCTAAAAACACAAATAGAGGGGCTAAAAGGACAAAATATCGGCACAGACATTGCCGAAACTTATAATAAATTTAGCAACCTAACCACAAATCTAAGCGCGGTGATGAACTCCACAAGTCGCATAAATCAAATGTCGCTAGTAAACTACCTATAA
- a CDS encoding flagellar hook-basal body complex protein — protein MNDTILNSYSGMKTHQFGLDSVSNNIANVNTNGFKENIPEFKTLFAMNMDHLNANTITNNDRSYGATSASNAISTKDGNYHASDGQFDVAYMGKGWFVVAPKQDGSFEVSEDGYEAEQTTLFTRNGGFLRDADGYLVNSSGQYVYGINLDKVSEDIFNSSNDMDADMLKLSANKMQPLRIPQELHFQPINTSKVDISVNLNPKSNFKSAPEFLLPNGEIDTQRVLAQDVASFSDEDSIAYDPRGFRDIIITTRPKPDSAQAENASEGQTLRFVYGTGGAEANEFHTIGELAQLFAKSGLEFVPTLGSRNNLAFAVKNATGEEIEVTIGGALASRMGIASAQIPLAQDEQILSKDAKIATYSTSVDIFDDSGKKFLLKSDYYLIDSGDINAGKTTNQRWFVKSAIYDYNGELMVSPNVIEQELVFDDEGKPQSAQMELDFKDSKVAYSITGSERYSTRNLPYEESRLLEISQDGKAEGLLKEVRIDDNGIIFLAFSNGITEPMGRIGIVAFINDQGLKKLGDNVYMMSTNTLNGQARTLSGNPILGWGENGNLKFGQVKHKYLETSNVDVGNSLTNLILFQRGYSMNAKAFTTGDDLIKEAIGLKK, from the coding sequence ATGAATGATACGATTCTAAACTCATATAGTGGTATGAAAACCCACCAATTTGGGCTTGATTCTGTTTCAAACAACATTGCAAATGTCAATACAAATGGATTCAAAGAAAATATCCCCGAGTTCAAAACGCTTTTTGCAATGAATATGGACCACCTAAATGCCAACACCATAACCAACAACGACCGCTCCTATGGCGCAACAAGTGCTAGTAATGCCATTTCTACCAAAGATGGCAACTACCACGCAAGCGATGGGCAATTTGATGTGGCATATATGGGCAAAGGCTGGTTTGTAGTCGCACCAAAGCAAGACGGTAGCTTTGAGGTAAGCGAAGATGGCTATGAAGCCGAGCAAACCACGCTATTTACGCGCAATGGCGGATTTTTGCGCGATGCGGACGGCTATCTAGTAAATTCAAGCGGACAATATGTATATGGAATCAATTTAGACAAAGTAAGTGAGGATATTTTTAATTCCTCAAACGATATGGACGCGGATATGCTAAAGCTAAGCGCGAACAAAATGCAGCCTCTTAGAATCCCACAAGAGCTACATTTTCAGCCCATAAACACCTCAAAAGTCGATATTTCTGTCAATCTCAACCCCAAGTCCAACTTCAAATCCGCGCCTGAATTTTTATTGCCAAATGGCGAGATAGACACGCAGCGCGTATTAGCCCAAGATGTTGCTAGCTTCAGCGATGAGGATTCAATAGCTTATGACCCAAGAGGGTTTAGAGATATTATCATCACTACTAGACCAAAGCCTGATTCTGCCCAAGCAGAAAACGCTAGCGAGGGACAAACGCTACGATTTGTCTATGGCACGGGTGGCGCAGAAGCAAATGAATTTCACACCATAGGCGAGCTAGCACAGCTTTTTGCAAAATCCGGGTTAGAGTTTGTGCCAACTCTAGGCTCAAGAAATAATCTAGCCTTTGCGGTAAAAAACGCCACAGGAGAGGAAATAGAAGTAACCATTGGTGGGGCATTGGCAAGTCGTATGGGAATCGCTAGCGCACAAATCCCACTTGCACAAGATGAGCAAATACTATCAAAAGACGCCAAAATCGCCACTTACTCTACTTCGGTGGATATTTTTGATGATAGTGGCAAAAAGTTTTTGCTAAAAAGTGATTATTATCTAATCGATTCTGGCGACATAAATGCGGGCAAAACCACAAATCAGCGGTGGTTTGTCAAAAGCGCGATATATGACTATAATGGCGAACTAATGGTAAGCCCAAATGTTATCGAGCAAGAATTGGTTTTTGATGATGAGGGCAAACCACAATCAGCCCAAATGGAGCTGGACTTTAAAGATAGCAAGGTGGCTTACTCTATCACAGGTAGTGAGAGATATAGCACACGAAATCTACCCTATGAAGAATCCCGCTTGCTTGAAATCAGCCAAGACGGCAAGGCAGAGGGACTACTAAAAGAAGTGCGAATCGATGATAACGGAATCATTTTTTTAGCTTTTAGCAATGGTATCACAGAGCCTATGGGACGCATAGGTATCGTAGCTTTTATCAATGACCAAGGGCTAAAAAAGCTAGGCGATAATGTTTATATGATGAGCACAAACACGCTAAATGGACAAGCCCGCACCCTAAGTGGAAATCCCATACTTGGCTGGGGCGAAAATGGGAATCTAAAATTTGGGCAAGTCAAGCACAAATATCTAGAAACAAGCAATGTCGATGTGGGCAACTCCCTAACCAATCTTATATTGTTCCAACGCGGATATTCAATGAATGCCAAAGCGTTTACCACAGGCGATGACCTAATCAAAGAAGCAATAGGGCTTAAAAAATAG
- the purN gene encoding phosphoribosylglycinamide formyltransferase has translation MKKIHKDSSADLARNINIALLFSGNGSNLENIVRYFRQDSIKSELESLKIQANFTLAICNKKEAFGITRCQNLGLECEILSHKDFATRLEFDRALLDILHKKEIDLVILAGFMRILGEEIVSKIHAINIHPSFLPLHKGANAIKDSYFSSEDFGGVSVHWVSKELDSGEIILQERLPKIKGESMEDFEKRIHALEYTIYPKAIISALKAIK, from the coding sequence ATGAAAAAAATACATAAAGATTCTAGTGCGGATTTGGCAAGAAATATCAATATAGCATTGCTTTTTAGTGGCAATGGTAGCAACCTTGAAAATATTGTTAGATATTTTCGCCAAGATAGTATAAAAAGCGAGCTAGAAAGCCTAAAAATCCAAGCAAATTTCACACTTGCTATCTGCAACAAAAAAGAAGCCTTTGGCATCACGCGCTGTCAAAATCTAGGACTAGAATGTGAGATTTTATCTCACAAGGATTTTGCCACTCGCTTGGAGTTTGATAGAGCACTACTAGATATTTTGCATAAAAAAGAGATAGACTTAGTGATTTTGGCAGGATTTATGCGGATTTTGGGAGAAGAGATAGTATCTAAAATCCACGCTATAAATATCCACCCATCGTTTTTGCCACTCCACAAAGGCGCAAACGCTATAAAAGATAGTTACTTCTCAAGCGAGGATTTTGGTGGCGTTAGCGTGCATTGGGTAAGTAAAGAACTAGATTCAGGGGAAATAATCTTGCAAGAGAGATTGCCTAAAATCAAAGGCGAGAGTATGGAGGATTTTGAAAAAAGAATCCACGCGCTAGAATACACTATCTATCCAAAAGCCATAATATCCGCACTAAAAGCTATAAAGTAA